One window of Mixophyes fleayi isolate aMixFle1 chromosome 3, aMixFle1.hap1, whole genome shotgun sequence genomic DNA carries:
- the SF3B5 gene encoding splicing factor 3B subunit 5, which yields MTDRYTIHSQLEHLQSKYIGTGHADTTKWEWLVNQHRDSYCSYMGHFDLLNYFAVAENESKARVRFNLMEKMLQPSGPPVDKPDDS from the coding sequence ATGACGGACAGATACACCATCCACAGCCAGCTGGAACATCTGCAGTCCAAATACATCGGTACGGGCCATGCGGACACCACCAAGTGGGAATGGCTGGTGAACCAGCACCGGGATTCGTACTGTTCCTATATGGGCCACTTCGATCTGCTCAACTATTTCGCCGTGGCCGAGAACGAAAGCAAGGCCCGGGTGCGCTTCAACCTCATGGAGAAGATGCTGCAGCCGAGCGGGCCGCCAGTGGACAAGCCGGACGATTCCTGA